The following are encoded in a window of Ricinus communis isolate WT05 ecotype wild-type chromosome 4, ASM1957865v1, whole genome shotgun sequence genomic DNA:
- the LOC8269217 gene encoding mediator of RNA polymerase II transcription subunit 30: protein MEDTTMSTITQSKTTQELAMEGQKHLEETIQAAYQILSSMNDELCNPTLWSTTSSSNNTTSPISAPANSNSLSQNGVVNGDSVSDAVVAHHFDGTGTGVVGGGTGNGALDEARFRYKNSVAALREVLAAIPNSHKAISFETSSSSPADEADVEKLEEQASNLRKELFNKNAYLKLLIDQLRDLITDISTWQSPCSV, encoded by the exons ATGGAAGACACCACAATGAGCACAATAACGCAGTCCAAAACGACACAAGAGTTAGCAATGGAAGGACAAAAGCATCTGGAAGAAACAATCCAAGCAGCATATCAAATTCTCTCTTCAATGAACGACGAGCTTTGTAACCCTACTTTATGGTCCACTACTTCCTCTTCTAATAATACCACTTCACCAATTTCTGCTCCTGCTAATAGTAATTCTCTCTCGCAAAACGGCGTTGTAAACGGCGATTCTGTATCGGATGCTGTTGTTGCTCATCACTTTGATGGAACCGGTACTGGTGTTGTTGGCGGTGGTACAGGTAATGGAGCTCTCGATGAAGCTCGGTTTCGGTATAAAAACTCCGTAGCTGCTCTTCGTGAGGTACTTGCTGCGATTCCTAATTCTCATAAG GCAATATCATTTGAAACAAGCTCATCATCTCCGGCAGATGAAGCTGATGTTGAGAAATTAGAAGAGCAAGCCTCCAATCTAAGAAAG GAACTTTTCAACAAGAATGCATATCTTAAGCTTCTCATTGATCAATTACGAGATCTTATTACTGATATATCTACGTGGCAAAGTCCTTGCTCTGTTTGA
- the LOC8269216 gene encoding non-specific phospholipase C6 yields the protein MREFRRRPPSFSCIFLLFLTLSSVSTAQQQNPIKTIVVLVMENRSFDHMIGWMKKTVNPAINGVTGTECNPVSTKNPTRQSICFTNDAEFVDPDPGHSFEAVEQQVFGNGSIPSMSGFVEQALTMSPNLSETVMKGFRPESVPVYAALVKEFAVFDRWFSSIPGPTQPNRLFVYSATSHGSTSHVKKQLAQGYPQKTIFDSLHENGKNFGIYFQNIPTTLFYRNMRKLKYIFKFHQFDLKFKKDARNGKLPSLTVIEPRYFDLKGLPANDDHPSHDVANGQKLVKEVYEALRGSPQWNETLLVITYDEHGGFYDHVKTPFADVPNPDGNTGPAPYFFKFDRLGVRVPTIMVSPWIKKGTVVSGPKGPAPNSEFEHSSIPATIKKMFNLPSNFLTHRDAWAGTFEGVVGELTSPRTDCPETLPDVAPLRSTEAKEDSSLSEFQSEVVQLAAVLNGDHFLSSFPDGMSKKMNVREAHQYVKGAVSRFIRASKEAITLGADESAIVDMRSSLTTRSSVHN from the exons ATGAGAGAGTTCAGAAGAAGACCACCttcattttcttgcattttctTGCTGTTTCTCACTCTTTCATCTGTTTCTACAGCCCAACAACAAAATCCCATCAAGACTATTGTGGTTTTGGTGATGGAAAACAGATCCTTTGATCACATGATTGGGTGGATGAAGAAAACAGTGAATCCAGCAATCAACGGAGTGACTGGAACAGAATGCAATCCTGTATCAACCAAGAATCCAACACGACAATCTATTTGTTTCACAAACGATGCAGAGTTTGTGGATCCAGATCCTGGTCACTCATTTGAAGCTGTTGAGCAACAGGTATTTGGCAATGGCTCAATTCCTTCAATGAGTGGCTTTGTTGAGCAAGCTCTCACTATGTCACCAAATTTATCTGAAACTGTTATGAAAGGTTTTAGGCCGGAATCTGTGCCTGTTTATGCTGCTTTGGTTAAAGAATTTGCAGTCTTTGATAGATGGTTCTCTTCAATCCCTGGTCCAACACAGCCCAACAGGCTATTTGTATATTCTGCTACTTCCCATGGCTCAACTAGCCATGTTAAGAAGCAATTAGCTCAAGGATATCCTCAAAAAACAATATTTGATTCACTTCATGAGAATGGTAAAAACTTTGGGATTTACTTCCAAAATATACCCacaactttattttataggAATATGAGGAAACTGAAGTATATCTTTAAGTTTCACCAATTTGATTTGAAGTTCAAGAAAGATGCTAGAAATGGAAAATTACCTAGCTTAACTGTTATTGAGCCAAGGTATTTTGATCTCAAGGGATTGCCTGCAAATGATGACCATCCTTCTCATGATGTCGCGAATGGCCAAAAGCTCGTGAAGGAGGTATACGAGGCACTAAGGGGTAGTCCTCAGTGGAATGAGACACTTTTGGTCATTACTTACGATGAGCATGGGGGGTTCTATGATCATGTCAAGACCCCTTTTGCCGATGTTCCTAATCCAGATGGAAATACTGGCCCTGCCCCTTATTTCTTCAAGTTCGATCGCCTCGGTGTTCGTGTGCCGACAATTATGGTCTCCCCTTGGATCAAGAAAGGCACTG TGGTAAGTGGCCCAAAGGGACCTGCTCCAAACTCAGAGTTCGAGCATTCTTCAATCCCTGCCACCATAAAGAAAATGTTCAATCTCCCTTCTAACTTTTTGACCCATAGGGATGCATGGGCCGGCACGTTTGAAGGGGTTGTTGGGGAGTTAACCTCTCCAAGAACTGACTGCCCAG AGACCTTGCCGGATGTGGCACCTTTGAGAAGCACAGAAGCAAAGGAAGATAGTAGCCTGTCTGAGTTTCAGAGCGAGGTAGTTCAATTAGCAGCGGTTCTTAATGGCGACCACTTCTTGAGCAGCTTCCCGGATGGGATGAGCAAGAAGATGAATGTGCGAGAAGCACACCAATACGTTAAGGGTGCTGTTTCAAGGTTCATAAGAGCTAGCAAGGAGGCCATTACTTTAGGAGCAGATGAATCCGCCATTGTAGATATGAGGTCGTCGCTGACTACAAGATCTTCAGTTCATAATTAG
- the LOC8269213 gene encoding uncharacterized protein LOC8269213, with the protein MADWGPVIIAVILFVLLTPGLLFQIPGRNRVVEFGNMHTSGASIVVHAIIYFGLITILLIAIGIHIYAG; encoded by the coding sequence ATGGCAGATTGGGGGCCAGTGATCATAGCAGTGATTCTGTTTGTGCTGCTAACGCCAGGGCTGTTGTTTCAGATACCGGGTAGAAATAGAGTTGTTGAGTTTGGGAACATGCACACAAGTGGTGCTTCTATTGTTGTTCATGCCATCATATATTTTGGCCTCATCACTATCCTCCTTATCGCCATTGGTATACACATTTATGCTGGCTAG
- the LOC8269215 gene encoding CBS domain-containing protein CBSCBSPB1, with translation MASQGGSSRKSLSMTNSSSMLGRKKSSDNGLASSDSARKSFASSRPGGLTGERTVKRLRLSKALTVPETTTIQEACRRMAARRVDALLLTDSNALLCGILTDKDIATRVIARELNLEETPVSKVMTRNPVFVLSDTLAVEALQKMVQGKFRHLPVVENGEVIALLDIAKCLYDAIARMERAAEKGKAIAAAVEGVEKNWGTTFSGPNTFIETLRERMFRPSLSTILPENSKVVTVLPTETVLAVTKKMLESRSSSAVVIVDQKPRGILTSKDILMRVIAQNLPSDSTLAEKVMTPNPECATIDTPIVDALHTMHDGKFLHLPVLDRDGNVVAVVDVIHITHAAVATVGSTAGVNNEAASTMMQKFWDSAMALSPNEDDDDTRSEGSLKLPSEGAETGRSLPYPSAGFPNSFGFKIEDKKGRMHRFTSDTRSLTDLITAILQRLGNDIDRNNLPQILYEDDDHDKVVLESDSDLVTAVEHAKLAGFKGLRLHLDYSGVRSRRGGSGSGDLAYAQKDAWAAAYSAVAAGAALVAGLGVLAYLRRSGY, from the exons atGGCTAGCCAAGGAGGATCTTCAAGGAAAAGTCTGTCAATGACGAATTCATCATCTATGCTCGGAAGAAAAAAATCTTCTGATAATGGTTTAGCCTCCTCTGATTCTGCTCGCAAATCTTTCGCCTCTTCTCGCCCCGg GGGACTAACTGGTGAACGAACAGTGAAAAGGTTGCGCTTGTCTAAGGCCTTGACGGTGCCTGAAACCACCACTATTCAGGAGGCTTGCCGTCGTATGGCTGCTCGTAGAGTTGATGCCTTATTGCTAACTGACTCTAATGCTTTACTTTGTGGAATCCTTACGGACAag GATATAGCGACAAGAGTTATTGCTCGTGAGCTTAACCTTGAAGAAACACCTGTTTCTAAAGTTATGACCAGGAACCCAGTTTTTGTTCTTTCTGATACTCTTGCTGTCGAAGCTCTCCAGAAGATGGTCCAAG GAAAGTTCAGACATTTGCCTGTTGTGGAAAATGGAGAGGTTATTGCTTTACTTGACATTGCAAAGTGTTTATATGATGCTATTGCTCGTATGGAAAGAGCAGCTGAGAAGGGGAAGGCTATTGCTGCAGCTGTCGAAGGTGTTGAAAAGAATTGGGGGACAACTTTTTCAG GACCTAATACATTCATTGAGACACTTCGAGAGCGGATGTTTAGGCCGTCTTTATCTACGATACTTCCAGAGAATTCAAA GGTTGTAACAGTTTTGCCAACTGAAACAGTTTTGGCAGTCACAAAGAAGATGCTTGAATCCCGGTCAAGCTCTGCAGTGGTGATTGTTGATCAGAAGCCACGTGGAATTCTAAC CTCAAAAGATATATTGATGCGGGTAATAGCACAAAATCTTCCCTCGGATTCCACTCTCGCGGAGAAG GTTATGACTCCTAATCCTGAATGTGCAACCATTGATACACCAATTGTTGATGCTCTGCATACCATGCATGATGGGAAATTTTTGCACCTTCCTGTGCTTGATAGAG ATGGGAATGTAGTTGCTGTTGTTGATGTTATTCATATCACTCATGCTGCAGTGGCCACA GTTGGAAGTACTGCTGGAGTAAATAATGAGGCAGCAAGCACAATGATGCAAAAATTTTGGGATTCTGCTATGGCCTTAAGTCCCAAcgaggatgatgatgatacACGGAG TGAAGGTTCCTTGAAATTGCCTTCTGAAGGAGCAGAGACAGGAAGATCACTTCCCTATCCTTCGGCAGGTTTCCCAAATTCATTTGGTTTCAAAATTGAAGACAAGAAGGGGAGAATGCACAGATTTACTTCTG ATACTCGAAGTCTGACAGATCTAATAACTGCAATCCTTCAGAGGTTAGGAAATGATATTGATCGTAACAACTTGCCTCAAATTCTG TATGAAGATGATGACCATGATAAAGTTGTTCTGGAGTCGGATAGTGATCTTGTAACTGCAGTCGAACATGCAAAATTAGCTGGTTTCAAG GGCCTGAGGTTGCATTTAGACTATTCTGGAGTCCGTAGTCGGAGGGGGGGTTCTGGTTCAGGAGATTTAGCTTATGCTCAGAAAGATGCATGGGCTGCTGCATACAGTGCTGTAGCAGCAGGTGCTGCTCTGGTTGCTGGCCTAGGTGTACTAGCATACTTGCGAAGATCTGGTTATTGA
- the LOC8269210 gene encoding gamma carbonic anhydrase-like 2, mitochondrial, producing MAAALSRISKKALTSTISPQCHFLKRGFSAAESLSSSPTKSITPSADRVKWDYRGQRQIIPLGQWLPKVAVDAYVAPNVVLAGQVTVWDGASVWSGSVLRGDLNKITVGFCSNVQERCVVHAAWNSPTGLPAETSIERYVTIGAYSLLRSCTIEPECIIGQHSILMEGSLVETHSILEAGSVVPPGRRIPTGELWAGNPARFVRALTHEETLEIPKLAVAINDLSKNHFSEFLPYSTVYLEVEKMKKKLGISI from the exons ATGGCAGCTGCCCTATCTCGCATCTCCAAGAAAGCCCTAACCTCCACAATCTCTCCTCAGTGCCACTTCCTAAAACGCGGTTTCTCCGCTGCTGAGTCATTATCGTCCTCACCAACCAAATCGATAACGCCGTCAGCGGATCGCGTGAAGTGGGATTATCGAGGTCAGAGGCAGATTATACCGTTGGGACAGTGGCTCCCGAAGGTAGCTGTGGATGCCTACGTGGCACCTAATGTAGTCCTAGCTGGACAGGTCACGGTTTGGGATGGAGCTTCAGTCTGGAGCGGATCGGTACTACGTGGCGATCTTAACAAGATCACTGTTGGCTTTTGCTCTAATGTTCAAGAGCGGTGCGTTGTTCATGCTGCCTGGAATTCTCCTACAG GACTGCCAGCAGAGACATCCATTGAGAGGTATGTGACAATCGGTGCTTATAGTCTCTTGCGATCTTGCACAATTGAGCCAGAATGCATAATTGGGCAGCACTCGATCCTGATGGAAGGTTCTTTGGTGGAGACGCACTCAATCCTGGAAGCTGGGTCTGTGGTTCCCCCAGGGAGAAGAATCCCAACAGGTGAACTTTGGGCAGGAAATCCAGCAAGATTTGTGAGGGCTTTGACCCACGAGGAGACATTGGAAATCCCTAAGCTTGCGGTTGCAATTAACGACCTCAGCAAAAACCATTTCTCAGAATTTCTACCTTACTCTACAGTTTATTTAGAGGTtgagaagatgaagaagaagttgGGAATTTCTATCTGA
- the LOC8269219 gene encoding protein NUCLEAR FUSION DEFECTIVE 4, protein MQRLHERFKAFFNNRWLVFVCAMWVQSCAGIGYLFGSISPVIKSSMGYNQREVAMLGVAKDLGDSIGFVAGALCEVLPIWAILLIGVFQNFVGYGLLWLIVIQKLPALPLWVLCVAVFVGTNGETYFNTAALVSCVQNFPKSRGPVVGILKGFAGLSGAILTQIYTMINFPNEAWLIFMVAVGPSMVVIALMFIIRPVGGHRQARPSDNSSFLYTYSICLVLAAYLLGVLILEDVVDVSQSLVTLFSIILIILILLPITIPVLLVFFFEPRSQVEETLLPEPEKQEGVNSGQEQDANEVILSEVEDEKPAEVESLPASERHKRIAHLQAKLFQAAAEGAVRVKRKKGPRRGEDFTLLQALVKADFLLMFFSLILASGSGLTVIDNLGQICQSLGYTNTSIFVSMISIWNFLGRVGGGYFSEAIIRNFAYPRPVAMAVAQVIMAIGLFYYAMGWPGEIYVVSILIGLSYGAHWAIVPAAVSELFGLKSFGALYNFLTLSSTAGSLIFSGVIASGIYDYYAEKQAIQQLNAGSMLAAHLVEEESLTCVGSICYSLTCGIMSGLCIVAMILSLIVVHRTRSVYAQLYGKTNV, encoded by the exons ATGCAGCGGTTGCATGAGAGATTCAAGGCCTTCTTCAATAACAGATGGCTTGTGTTTGTTTGTGCAATGTGGGTGCAATCATGTGCAGGGATTGGATACTTGTTTGGGAGTATTTCACCTGTGATCAAGAGTTCTATGGGTTACAATCAGAGGGAGGTGGCTATGCTTGGTGTGGCTAAAGATTTGGGTGATAGTATTGGATTTGTTGCTGGTGCTTTGTGTGAGGTCTTGCCTATTTGGGCCATTTTGCTAATTGGGGTGTTTCAGAATTTTGTTGGGTATGGCTTGCTTTGGCTTATTGTAATCCAAAAGTTGCCTGCTTTGCCGCTCTGGGTG CTTTGTGTTGCTGTATTTGTTGGGACAAATGGTGAAACCTACTTCAATACAGCAGCTCTAGTTTCCTGTGTACAGAACTTCCCCAAAAGCCGAGGTCCTGTTGTTGGAATCCTGAAAGGATTTGCGGGGTTGAGTGGTGCAATTCTGACTCAGATTTATACTATGATCAATTTCCCTAATGAAGCATGGTTGATTTTCATGGTTGCAGTCGGGCCTTCTATGGTTGTCATCGCTCTAATGTTCATTATTAGACCTGTAGGAGGTCACAGACAAGCTAGGCCATCTGATAATTCAAGCTTCTTATATACCTACAGCATCTGCCTAGTACTGGCAGCTTATTTACTGGGAGTCTTGATACTTGAGGATGTAGTTGATGTGAGCCAAAGTTTAGTCacattattttctataattctgATAATTCTCATATTGCTTCCTATTACAATTCCTGTTCTATTGGTTTTCTTCTTTGAACCAAGATCTCAAGTAGAAGAGACCCTTCTTCCTGAGCCAGAGAAACAAGAAGGGGTTAACTCTGGGCAGGAGCAGGATGCAAATGAGGTCATTCTAAGTGAGGTCGAAGATGAGAAGCCTGCAGAAGTGGAATCACTTCCAGCATCAGAAAGACATAAACGAATTGCTCATTTGCAAGCTAAACTCTTCCAGGCAGCTGCAGAAGGAGCGGTGAGGGTCAAGCGGAAGAAAGGCCCACGTAGAGGGGAGGATTTCACTTTATTGCAGGCATTAGTAAAGGCAGATTTTTTGCTTATGTTTTTCTCTCTAATACTGGCTTCTGGATCTGGTTTGACAGTTATTGACAATCTGGGTCAGATTTGTCAATCTTTGGGATATACCAATACTAGCATATTTGTCTCCATGATCAGTATTTGGAACTTTcttggccgtgttggtggtGGCTACTTCTCTGAAGCTATCATTAG AAATTTTGCCTACCCAAGACCAGTGGCAATGGCTGTTGCTCAGGTTATCATGGCTATTGGACTCTTCTATTATGCAATGGGTTGGCCTGGAGAAATATATGTTGTAAGCATTTTGATAGGACTCAGCTATGGTGCCCATTGGGCAATCGTGCCTGCGGCAGTCTCAGAACTATTTGGACTGAAGAGCTTTGGTGCTTTGTACAATTTTCTTACGCTTTCGAGTACTGCTGGTTCTCTTATATTCTCTGGTGTGATTGCTAGTGGTATATACGACTACTATGCAGAAAAACAAGCAATCCAACAGCTAAATGCAGGATCTATGCTCGCCGCACATCTTGTTGAGGAGGAATCACTTACTTGTGTGGGTTCAATATGTTATTCCCTCACTTGTGGAATCATGTCAGGTCTTTGCATTGTTGCTATGATACTGAGTTTGATTGTGGTTCATCGGACTAGGAGTGTTTATGCTCAGCTCTATGGAAAGACTAATGTTTGA
- the LOC8277431 gene encoding thylakoid lumenal 17.9 kDa protein, chloroplastic has product MSLIGHVLLPLHPSTSKNSSQKASNYPHFPKFSLPILAPKPILFTNLLSLALTVTLSSPLPSLAIPSPNSLSASPLLPPTTPFSQSKNLATGLEDGKIRPCPSTNPSCISTNPKTSQFAFPLTIPGDSTENAIQKLQEAILKTQGNAKIQVIENTPNGQYLQAEVDGGFGRDVLEFLVKGDVVAYRSMATKVTYVYPFTTAFGDSKGQEERMKKIIDQLGWYTFSLTEE; this is encoded by the exons ATGAGTTTGATTGGCCATGTTCTTCTGCCTCTCCATCCTTCAACATCCAAAAATTCAAGCCAAAAAGCCTCCAATTATCCCCACTTCCCAAAGTTTAGTTTACCAATTCTTGCTCCAAAACCAATTCTCTTCACCAATCTGCTCTCCTTAGCTCTAACTGTTACCTTAAGCTCTCCATTGCCTTCCTTGGCTATCCCTTCTCCCAACTCTCTGTCAGCATCTCCCTTACTTCCTCCAACCACTCCATTCTCTCAATCCAAGAACTTGGCCACTGGACTCGAAGATGG GAAAATTCGGCCTTGTCCATCTACGAATCCAAGCTGTATATCAACAAATCCGAAAACTTCACAATTTGCATTCCCATTGACAATTCCTGGAGACTCAACAGAGAACGCAATTCAG AAATTGCAGGAAGCAATCCTGAAAACACAGGGAAATGCCAAGATTCAGGTCATTGAAAATACCCCTAACG GGCAATATTTACAAGCCGAGGTTGACGGAGGATTTGGGCGTGATGTGCTTGAATTTTTGGTAAAAGGAGATGTGGTTGCTTACAGGTCTATGGCCACAAAAGTTACCTATGTGTATCCCTTCACTACAGCTTTTGGGGATTCAAAAGGACAGGAAGAAAGAATGAAGAAAATCATTGACCAATTAGGTTGGTATACATTCTCATTAACCGAAGAGTAG
- the LOC8269211 gene encoding truncated transcription factor CAULIFLOWER A produces MGRGKVELKRIENPTSRQVTFSKRRNGLLKKAFELSILCDAEVCLLIFSPTGRAYQFSSHEMDRTIARYRSEVGLLGSTDLRTRSLEYWRNEIEELKRTIDTMETRLKHFSGEDISVLGMKELKQLERHLKVGVERIRSKKRRIISEHINSLKRKHKVLQEENNRLQKRLHELQDANISSGILQSNARNAFDQQKGSL; encoded by the exons ATGGGGAGAGGGAAAGTAGAGCTAAAGAGAATAGAAAATCCAACAAGCAGACAGGTTACCTTCTCCAAGAGAAGAAATGGTCTTCTCAAGAAAGCTTTTGAGCTTTCAATTCTTTGCGACGCTGAAGTTTGCTTACTGATCTTCTCTCCTACTGGAAGGGCTTACCAGTTTTCCAGTCATGA AATGGATAGGACCATTGCTAGGTACAGGAGCGAAGTAGGACTTTTAGGATCAACTGACCTGCGTACCAGATCACTGGAg TACTGGAGAAACGAGATTGAAGAATTAAAGAGAACAATTGATACCATGGAAACAAGACTCAA GCACTTTTCTGGAGAAGATATATCAGTGTTGGGCATGAAAGAGTTAAAACAGCTGGAGAGGCATTTAAAGGTAGGAGTTGAACGCATCCGCTCTAAGAAG AGACGCATCATTTCGGAGCACATTAACTCGCTGAAAAGAAAG cataaagTACTCCAAGAGGAGAATAATCGTCTCCAGAAAAGA TTGCATGAACTCCAAGATGCAAACATAAGCTCAGGAATTCTTCAATCAAATGCACGTAATGCTTTTGATCAGCAGAAG GGCTCTTTATGA